CTTAAACGCCCAAGTTGCCAAGATACCGGTGCATTACAATTCTTCATTAAATGCGGCGCGCAGTTCCCACTATTAGGCGAACTCAATCAAATTTTGAAAGACGCCGTTTATCGTGGGACAAAAAAAGCGCCACTCCGACATAATGCTGTTCAGACATTTGACGAATACAATACCGGTATGAACATTGGTGACGGCATCCCCTCGATTTTTCTGCAAGTTGATGGTAATGGCACTGACATCTCAATGTACGTGTACATGGCCGGCGGTGGCTGCACATTACCCGGGGCTGCCAAAGTCCTGATGCCTGGTGAAGGTTACGAAGGCGTCGTCCGTTTCGTGATGGATCGCATGACGAGCTACGGCATTAACGCTTGCCCACCTTTACTCGTCGGTGTCGGCGTCGCCACATCCGTTGAAACGGCTGCGCTTAATTCTAAATTAGCTTTAATGCGGCGCGTCGATAGTGAAAATCCAAACGCTAATGCTGCCAAACTCGAACACTTATTAGAAGACGGCATCAATCACATTGGCCTGGGACCACAGGGGTTTGGCGGTCAAAAGTCAGTAATGGGTGTCAATGTCGAGAATACCGCCCGACACCCATCAACAATTGGCGTCGCTGTTAGTACCGGCTGCTGGTCACACCGGCGCGGACTTATCAACTTTGACGCAGATCTAAACTATGACTTACCACTGAACAAAGGAGTCGAATTATCATGAAAACTTACCACTTAACCACCCCAATTTCTGATGACGATATTAAGGACATTCGTATCGGCGACATCGTCTACTTGAATGGCTCACTAACAACCTGTCGGGACGTTGCCCATCGGCGGCTCGTCGAAGAACATCGTCCCCTACCCGTTAACGTGACAGACCGAGCAATTCTCCACGCTGGCCCGATCATTAAAGATCTCGGCCATGACAAGTACGAAATGATCGCAGTCGGGCCAACGACTAGTATGCGGATGGAAAAATTTGAAGAAGAATTCGTAAAACAAACCCGTGTCAAACTAATCGTTGGTAAAGGCGGCATGGGACCGGGAACCGAACGGGCCTGCAAGAAATATCACGCCTTACACCTCGTCTACCCCGCTGGCAATGCTGTTTATGCCGCCCTGCACGTCAATAAGATTGTTGATGCCCAGTGGAAAGACCTCGGAATGCCCGAAACACTCTGGGCGTGTGAGGTCAAAGACTTCGGTCCGTTAATTGTCTCCATCGATACGAATGGCGACAACTTGTTTGAAAAGAACAAGGTCATCTTCAACGAACGTAAAGAAGCTGAGATTAAAAAAATCAACGAACAAGTTAAATTCATTAAATAACCGACCATTAACAGCCTAAGCGGATCACCCTGCTTAGGCTGTTGGTCTAAAGGAGTCTTTCTCATGATTAGTATGGATACACAATCTACTTTAAAAACCCAAGCTTTAGCCGCTCTGAGTACCGTGATCGATCCTGAACTTGGTGTGAACATTGTTGACCTCGGTTTGATCTACGATGTTGCTTACGATGCTGACCTAAAGCTCTGCACCGTTACCATGACACTGACCATCATGGGCTGTCCACTGACAGGCTATTTGAATGACCATATCAAAAGCGCATTAATGACCGTCGCGGGTATCGATCAGGTACTCATCAACCTTGTCTGGGAACCGACCTGGTCGCTTGATAAAATGTCACGGGCAGCAAAAATGACATTAGGGTTGCATTAATTCTAATTTAGAAATCGTGTCCGGATTAGCATCATTTGCTGACTAGTTTCAGCAGTCACCGTGAGACGATTTTAACGTTTGACTAGAAAGGTGGTCGTTTTCGATGACCAAATTACAATCCGTCAACTACCAGCAACTTACATGGCCGCTGATAATTGGTTTGATTATTTGGCTGAGCGCGCCATTTCGTCCCGCGGGGCTCAGTCTATTAGCATGGCACATGCTGGCTCTCTTTGTTGGCACTATCATTGGTTGCATTACCCAGCCGTTACCTATTGCCGGTGTCGCAATTATTGGTCTCACACTTGGTGTCTTACTTGGTGTTACCTCGATGACGGATGCCATGGCCGGCTTTGGTGATAACACGGTTTGGATGATTGCAATGGCTTACTTCCTATCACGAGGCTTCGTAAAAACGGGGCTAGGGCGACGAGTCGCGCTGGTCTTCGTCAAATTATTTGGTAAAAAGGCCCTTGGATTAGCCTACGCGCTGATTGGTGTCGATCTCGTCACTAGTCCGGCCACGCCTAGCAATACCGCCCGCGCCGGTGGAATCGTCTTCCCAATTATTGAATCTTTAGCTAAAGCATACGGCTCTGACCCACAAAACGGTACGCAGCGTAAGGTTGGTAGTTTTCTCATTATGTCAGCTTTCCATGGTAATATTGCCACCAGTGGCTTATTCATGACCGCGATGGCACCAAATCTCGTTGCCGTGGCCTTGGCCCAAGCAATGCAGATTCACATCACATGGATGGACTGGTTACTCGCCGCTCTATTACCTGGTCTTATTTGCTTAATTAGCGTTCCAGCTATTATTTATTGGCTCTATCCGCCAGAAATTAAGGATACACCCAACGCGCATGCGTGGGCTGCCAACGAACTTGAGCAGATGGGGGCCATGACTTTGGCCGAAAAACTCATGGGCGGTATTTTTATGTTGGCCCTCTTTCTTTGGATCTCAGCTAGTCTCACTGGGCTAGACGCGACCTTAGTGGCCTTCATAGCCGTCACTTTGCTCTTATTAACCGGTGTATTATCCGTTGACGACTTATTACATGAAACTGGGGCTTGGAACACACTCGTTTGGTTTTCAATTCTTATTTTTATGGCTGGCAAACTGAACAGTCTTGGCTTTATTCCATGGCTTTCACAAACTATGGGCCAGGCCCTGCAAGGAATCAGTTGGCTATGGGTCTTGGCAGCTTTGATGCTCGTTTACTTTTACAGCCACTACCTGTTTGCCGGCGCCACTGCTCACGTCTCCGCCATGTACGGCGCCTTCTTGGGTGTGGCAATTTCAGCCGGCGCCCCCCCAATGCTAGCAGCCCTACTATTAGGCTTTGACGGTGCCATTTTCAGTTCGACCACCCATTACGCCAACGGTCCCGCCTCGATTATGTTCGGATCAGGTTACATAACGCAGTCCGAATGGTGGCGTCTGAATCTGTGCCTTGGTGGTTTCTATCTATTAGTATGGGGCGTTGGTGGCACACTCTGGATGAAACTTTTAGGCTATTGGTAAGCTAGTTGTTTTTCAACTATACCATTTGACAGGTTCAGACACTCATTCACGTATTTCCCGACTCCGGGCTGAGTGCCCATTTCTGGGGGAAGGACGATCTAGCCGAGCAAGTTTACGCAAATCAGAACTTTTGCCGGTGACCCTAAACTGGCTTTTTAAACTCAAGACTGGCATATTTTAATGCATGCTTCATGAAAATTAACGCGCACAATGTGAACTTACTCCTGACTAACGACTTGATCATACAAACATCACGCCCTAACCAATAACAATCGGCTTTCCAACTATTACTTGGAAAGCCGATTGTTAATCTACCATGTAAGTCCATCAGAACCTGGACGTCAAAAGTTCTGATGCTCCCTCAAATTTTCAGATCCCACCCGGCTAACCGTCATGTGTCGAACTGAAGCATATTGTAAACTTACGTCTAATCACGACACCGACCACAAGTCACCCATCCAAGTCGCCAAGTCCGTGACCGCTATGGGATACAGGTGGGGTTGCCCAACCGCCGATAAGTAGACCCAGGTCAGCGCTGTACCGTGCACTTTTTTGTCGTGTTGCATCACTGCGGCCACGGCTTGCGGCGCTATCGGCGGTAATTCCGTGGGCAACCTACCGCCATTAAGCGTGCCTTGAGCGTCGACGTTAAACTAGTCGGCGCTAACCCATGTGCTGCAAACAACCGACAAACCTGTACTAGACCAATCGCTACCGCTTCCCCATGCATTAGTTGACCGTCAGCCAATAGTTCGACTGCGTGACCAATCGTATGACCAAAATTCAATAATTGCCGCTGACCCTGTTCATGTTCATCCGCCATAACGACGCGCGCTTTGAACGCCACACTAGCTGCAATTAAATCTGGTGCTGCTGGTAAAATCGCTGCCACACTGGTAATTTGTTGCAAGGATTGCCAAAAATCACCGCCAACTAATGCTGCGCACTTAACGATTTCGCCATAACCTTCTGCGAGCATCCGCGGCGGTAACGTCACCAGAATTGCCGGATCAATGACGACTAAATCTGGTTGGTAAAAACTGCCCACTAAGTTTTTGCCAGTTGGTAAGTCAATCGCGGTCTTACCGCCCACCGAACTATCGACTTGCGCTAATAATGATGTCGGTACTTGAATCAAGGCAATACCGCGCATATAAATCGAAGCGACAAACCCTGCTAAGTCACCAACCACCCCGCCACCAAGAGCGATGACACCGTCACTGCGGCTAAAATGGGCGGCACTCAGCTGATCGATTAACGACTGGACTTGTGACCAACTTTTGCTCGCCTCACCGGCTGGAACCGTCATCACACGCACCTTGAATCCAGCCGCCGTCAGTTCATCAGTTACCAGCTTCGCATAGTACGGGCCCACATTGGTATCCGTTACCACCGCTACTTGACGGGCACACCATACCTTAGTTACCAACGTTCCTAGATGATGTAAACTGTCAATCATGATCTTGATCTGATACTGTTTAACTCGCGTCTTGACTTCAATGTTTGTCATAGGCACATCCTACGCCCACGTTTGCATCAGGTCATGTAACTGGAAAGCCTGTTGCGCCATTTTTAAGTACGTCGCGGGTTTTAACGCTTGCGGCCCATCGGATAAAGCTTGCGTTGGCTGGTCATGAATTTCAACGATCATGCCACTGGCGCCAGCTGCTACACCTGCCATCGCCATCGGGGTCACGAGTTCCCAGGTACCGACCGCGTGACTCGGATCAACGATGACTGGGTAATGTGTCAACGATTGCAAGACTGGCACTGCACCTAAGTCAAACGTGTTGCGTGTGTACTTATTATCAAACGTTCGAATTCCCCGCTCCAAAAGCATGATCTGATGATTACCACCAGCTGCAATGTATTCAGCTGCATTGAGCACATCGTCGATTGTTGCCGACATTCCTCGCTTTAATGCAACCGGAATTTGGGTCTGTCCAACGGCTTTAAGCAACGAGAAATTTTGCATATTGCGTGCACCAATTTGAAAAATATCCGTGTATTTCGCCACCATCGCCACGTGTTCATCATCCATCACTTCGGTAATCATATCAAGGCCATGTTTATCAGCCGCCGTCCGTAAGTATTGGAGTCCCGTCTCCCCGAGGCCTTGGAAGCTGTAAGGGGACGTCCGTGGCTTGAATGCTCCGCCACGAACAATCGTCGCACCACCCTGCTTGGCAACCGCGGCCATCTGGTCCACGTGTTCAGCGCTTTCGACTGAACACGGGCCAGCCATCATGACGAATTGATTACCGCCAATCACACTGTGTGGCGTCTTAATAATCGTATCTTCTGGGTGAAAGAGACGGCTGCTTTGGACCGCTGCGGGAACTGCCGTCAAGATTGATTCACTGGCTGCTTGCACATCCGTGGGAAGTGCTTCTGGACGCAATCCTTGAATTGCAATTCGATTATTGTGCGTGAAGATCTCGTGATCCGCACCAAATTGACTCACTAACTTTGCCTGCATGGCCGTAGCGGTTGCTGGTTTTAATATAATAATCATAATAATTTCCTCCTACTAATCAATTCTCAAAAGTTAAGGCCTAAGCCCGCGCCGTAATCGGCGGAGTCGCTTGAATGCTGGCTAACATATCTTGGCGGACCTGTTGAACTGGCATCTGCTTACCAGTCCAAAACTCAAAAGCCAAGGCACCTTGCCAAATTAACATCCCCAAGCCATTATATGTGGCGCACCCCTGCTGACGCGCTAAGCGCAAAAAAGTCGTTTCAAGCGGTTGGTAAATCACATCATAGACCGTCTGTTGTGGGACTAATTGCTGGATAATTGAGATTGGTAATGGCGTTCCAGCAGTCGTCATGCCGATATTGGTCGCGTTAATGATCAAATCGCTGGTACGAGCAACTTGCTGCATCCGTACTTGGTCTTCATAGGCACAGAGCCGGAGTGGTACCGAAGTCGTGGTACTGAGTTGCTCCAACCAGTGCTGAACACCGGCGTAGCGTTCGTTGTTGCGTTTAAAGACCGTTACACTCGCGACACCATAATCTAAAGCCGCCGCAATGATTGCCTTACCTGCGCCTCCCGCGCCTAAAACCATGACGTGCTTATCAACCAAGTTCAGACCTTGATGTAAGAGATCCTGAAAAACTCCAGCGCCGTCCGTGCTGTCACCAATCAGCTTGCCAGCTTCATTCTTAATCGTATTGACCGCTTGAATCCGTTGCGCTCGCACTGTCAAACCATCTAGTAGCGGTATAACGGCTTGTTTGAATGGCATTGAAAGGTTCACCCCCGCGATACCCATGCTACGAATTCCAGCAAGCGTATCAGCCAATCCATCCGGTGCCACATCAAACGCCAAGTAGCGCGCATTTAGCCCCCAGTAGTCAAAACTCAAATTATGCATTCGCGGTGAGCGACTGTGCCGCGCGGGGTGCGCGATAAATCCAAAGAGTGCCGTTTGTCCATCAATCATGCTTTAACTAACTTCCTTTCTAAATGACTCGCAATTGTTGACCAAGATCCACGTGCGTTTGTTGATACGTCCGCACTAGGTCTGCTACCGTGAACTGGTTAGCGGCTAATACTTGGTCGGCCGCTCCACTGGCGCCAAAGTGGTCCAAGCCTAGTACCGCCCCATCTAACCCAACGTAACGTTCCCAGCCAGATGTTGCGCCCATTTCGACTGCAACTCGCCGCCGAATTTGAGGTGGCAAGACCTGAGCTTGGTAATTCGTTGATTGGCGCGCAAAGTTTTCCATCGACGGCATTGAAACGACACTGACATCTTCACCTAACGTAGCTAGTTTCGCCTGGGCCTGAAGAGCTAAAGCAACTTCTGACCCGCTTGCAATCAAGATTCCCATTGGCTGGCGGCCACGCTGCGGTGAGAGAACATAACCGCCACGAGCCACACCAGTCATGGCCTTAGTCTTAGATCCGGATAGCACTGCCAAATTCTGACGGGTCAAGACGAGCACGGTTGGATGATCCGTCGCGTTGATGGCTTGCCACCAAGCTGCGACCGTTTCATTTGGGTCAGCGGGCCGGATCACCGTTAGATTCGGAATCAATCGTAAACTCATTAGCTGTTCAATTGGCTGATGAGTCGGACCGTCCTCGCCGACTGCAATCGAGTCATGCGTGAAAACGTAAGTGACTGGTAACTTCATCATCGCCGCCAATCGAATAGCCGCACGCGTGTAATCGGAAAAGACAAGGAAGGTGCCACCAAAGACCCGCAAGCCACCGTGTAAAGTCATCCCATTCAAAATGGTGCCCATACCAAACTCCCGGACACCAAAGGCAACGTTGCGCTGATCCGGGGTCACCGGAGTCGACAATTGATCCTGCTCAATGGTCGTTTTATTCGAACTGGCTAAATCAGCCGCGCCCCCGACTAATCCTGGTAACTGAGCGGCTAGCTTCTGAATGACGGTATGACTCGTGATCCGCGAAGCTTGGGCGCCTTCATCAAAGATCGGTAAACTGGTGGCTAAGTCAACTGGCAGACGCATACTGAGCTGTTGTTCGAAACGGTGTTGCACGGCTTGTGGTAAAGCCTCTCGTTGTGACTGCCACCGGCGATGTGTACGCTGACCACGTTGCAAGATTAGTTGCTGTGCGCGTTTAGCAACGGCCGGCATCACCGTAAATGGCGCGGCTTGCCACCCTAATTGTTGCCGCAAACTAGTTAAACCGGCCGTTCCCAACGGATTGCCATGCACCGCATTCGTACCCGCTTGTGGTGCGCCAAATCCAATCGTCGTTTTAACAGCGATCAGGCTTGGACGTGAACTGTGTTTGGCACGCTCAATGGCGGCATTAATCGCCGTTAAATCATTGCCATCACCTACCGTTTGTGTATCCCAACCATAACTAGCGAAGCGCTGGTTCACATCGGTACGAAACGACCGGCTGGTGGGGCCATCAAGCGAAACAGCGTTATCGTCGTACAATACAATTAATTTTTGCAATTGTTGATTACCGGCAAAGCTGGCAGCTTCGTGGGAGACACCTTCCATCAAATCACCATCACCGACTAACGCATAAGTATAGTGATCCACCAACTGCGGTGACTCGGAGAACTGAGCCGCTAGTTGCCGTTCAGCCAGGGCCATGCCCACCGCCATCCCTAATCCCTGTCCCAGTGGACCGGTCGTGGCTTCCACACCATCCACGATTCCCAGTTCAGGGTGGCCTGGCGTATGACTGCCGAATTGACGAAAACGTTGTAACTCGCCCATTGTCACGTTGAAGCCACTCACATGTAGCAGACTGTACAACAACGCCGACCCGTGTCCGGCTGATAAGACAAAGCGATCGCGATTAGCCCATTGAGACTGCTGTGGATCGACCCGTAATTGTCGGCTCCACAGTGCCCACATCATTGGAGCCGCGCCGAGTGGCAATCCTGGATGACCAGAACCGGCCCGTTCAATCATTTCCGCACTCAGTACTCGTAGATTATTCACCGCTAATTCATCAATTTCATCAAATGCTTGCATTAACTTCGCTCCCTCTCATTTTGGCTAATAAAAAAGACTCACAGTTACACCAACTGTGAGTCCACTAATTCTTCGCAGGGTGCCCGAAAAACACCGCTACTCAGAAGTAGAAAAGTCACACAGTGGTTGTTCACAACACTGATATGACTTTTCCATAAATTTTAATCATTCCAAAATTTACTGGTCACATCCGTTGCGAGGGCGTGCCTCGCAGTGGATGCCAAGGCACTAAGTAAACCAGTAATAATAATACGAATTCAATTGTAAATTGGTATTAATCGTCATGATTAAAATCTCCTTAATTTATAATGTGTATTTGATGACTTAAAATATACGGCTAATCAATAGAATTGTCAAATGGTTTTTGCAAACTTTTTCTATTAATCAACAAAAACATGTTGGTCCACCCTCGATTTGCTAGTCGTCATCATCCTCGCTAACTGCTAATAAATACTGGTAAATCAGCAAGTTTGCGTGTCAAATCATTTTACAGATATTAAAATGGTTCCCTGCCACTTTCTGAAAATATTTTTAGCCAGTAGCTTGCACTGACTTAACTTATAATCCACCGCCAGGCAAATCATTAAAGTCTAAAAGCCGCACTCCAACGCTAAATTTCTCACAACGAACGACTGACAAACGGTCATTTTCGATTACAATTTCAACAATGTTCCGTATGCTTTAGCAACTAACCTTAGCCGCTCGTCAGTTGTCTGAACTGCCATCTATTCCCAACCAGCTAGCTGGTCTTCACCACCGCACATAATCGTGATAACCAAAAATAGTGTCGCCAGCATCCAGAGCAGATTCCAGCCACACTATCATCAGTTTATGTGATCCCCATTTTAGTCACAATAATTGCCGCAACTACACCAAACTACGCTTTCAAGGCTGCGGGGACTGCCACTCCAAATTCAGCACCAACTTGCTGCATTTCCGTCAACGTCTGTGGATCAATACTGACGCCCTGCACCAAATTTTCATCATAGTGCCGGTATTCCCGGTCACCTGGTATCATGATCTTAGTACCTGGTAGATGCTTCAAATGCCGAATACGGTCAAACATAGTCGTCACGTTGGCCTTCAACACCTCGGGATCGCCAAATAAGGCGGGATTAATCGTCATGAAGAACTGACTAAAGTCATGCTTACCGGTGTTCGTATCAGCCGACAGCGACCCTTGCGCTAAAATTCCCGTGAGTAACTCAATAATTAGTGAGTTGCCAAAGCCTTTGTAATTTGAATTGACTTCCTGCTGGCCACCTAGGGTCAGGACCCCACCACCAGGACGATTCTCAGAAAACGCAATTTTAGCCAAGTTATCCTCCACCGTCTGCG
This Lactiplantibacillus plantarum DNA region includes the following protein-coding sequences:
- the tkt gene encoding transketolase: MQAFDEIDELAVNNLRVLSAEMIERAGSGHPGLPLGAAPMMWALWSRQLRVDPQQSQWANRDRFVLSAGHGSALLYSLLHVSGFNVTMGELQRFRQFGSHTPGHPELGIVDGVEATTGPLGQGLGMAVGMALAERQLAAQFSESPQLVDHYTYALVGDGDLMEGVSHEAASFAGNQQLQKLIVLYDDNAVSLDGPTSRSFRTDVNQRFASYGWDTQTVGDGNDLTAINAAIERAKHSSRPSLIAVKTTIGFGAPQAGTNAVHGNPLGTAGLTSLRQQLGWQAAPFTVMPAVAKRAQQLILQRGQRTHRRWQSQREALPQAVQHRFEQQLSMRLPVDLATSLPIFDEGAQASRITSHTVIQKLAAQLPGLVGGAADLASSNKTTIEQDQLSTPVTPDQRNVAFGVREFGMGTILNGMTLHGGLRVFGGTFLVFSDYTRAAIRLAAMMKLPVTYVFTHDSIAVGEDGPTHQPIEQLMSLRLIPNLTVIRPADPNETVAAWWQAINATDHPTVLVLTRQNLAVLSGSKTKAMTGVARGGYVLSPQRGRQPMGILIASGSEVALALQAQAKLATLGEDVSVVSMPSMENFARQSTNYQAQVLPPQIRRRVAVEMGATSGWERYVGLDGAVLGLDHFGASGAADQVLAANQFTVADLVRTYQQTHVDLGQQLRVI
- the ttdA gene encoding L(+)-tartrate dehydratase subunit alpha, producing MDTMTYDYTEPTLSTKGQRMRDILADYIALISHRLPDDVTAKLEELSKIEVDPLQKLVYDTMMENQLLANKLKRPSCQDTGALQFFIKCGAQFPLLGELNQILKDAVYRGTKKAPLRHNAVQTFDEYNTGMNIGDGIPSIFLQVDGNGTDISMYVYMAGGGCTLPGAAKVLMPGEGYEGVVRFVMDRMTSYGINACPPLLVGVGVATSVETAALNSKLALMRRVDSENPNANAAKLEHLLEDGINHIGLGPQGFGGQKSVMGVNVENTARHPSTIGVAVSTGCWSHRRGLINFDADLNYDLPLNKGVELS
- a CDS encoding DASS family sodium-coupled anion symporter, with translation MTKLQSVNYQQLTWPLIIGLIIWLSAPFRPAGLSLLAWHMLALFVGTIIGCITQPLPIAGVAIIGLTLGVLLGVTSMTDAMAGFGDNTVWMIAMAYFLSRGFVKTGLGRRVALVFVKLFGKKALGLAYALIGVDLVTSPATPSNTARAGGIVFPIIESLAKAYGSDPQNGTQRKVGSFLIMSAFHGNIATSGLFMTAMAPNLVAVALAQAMQIHITWMDWLLAALLPGLICLISVPAIIYWLYPPEIKDTPNAHAWAANELEQMGAMTLAEKLMGGIFMLALFLWISASLTGLDATLVAFIAVTLLLLTGVLSVDDLLHETGAWNTLVWFSILIFMAGKLNSLGFIPWLSQTMGQALQGISWLWVLAALMLVYFYSHYLFAGATAHVSAMYGAFLGVAISAGAPPMLAALLLGFDGAIFSSTTHYANGPASIMFGSGYITQSEWWRLNLCLGGFYLLVWGVGGTLWMKLLGYW
- the aroF gene encoding 3-deoxy-7-phosphoheptulonate synthase, with protein sequence MIIILKPATATAMQAKLVSQFGADHEIFTHNNRIAIQGLRPEALPTDVQAASESILTAVPAAVQSSRLFHPEDTIIKTPHSVIGGNQFVMMAGPCSVESAEHVDQMAAVAKQGGATIVRGGAFKPRTSPYSFQGLGETGLQYLRTAADKHGLDMITEVMDDEHVAMVAKYTDIFQIGARNMQNFSLLKAVGQTQIPVALKRGMSATIDDVLNAAEYIAAGGNHQIMLLERGIRTFDNKYTRNTFDLGAVPVLQSLTHYPVIVDPSHAVGTWELVTPMAMAGVAAGASGMIVEIHDQPTQALSDGPQALKPATYLKMAQQAFQLHDLMQTWA
- the aroE gene encoding shikimate dehydrogenase, with the protein product MIDGQTALFGFIAHPARHSRSPRMHNLSFDYWGLNARYLAFDVAPDGLADTLAGIRSMGIAGVNLSMPFKQAVIPLLDGLTVRAQRIQAVNTIKNEAGKLIGDSTDGAGVFQDLLHQGLNLVDKHVMVLGAGGAGKAIIAAALDYGVASVTVFKRNNERYAGVQHWLEQLSTTTSVPLRLCAYEDQVRMQQVARTSDLIINATNIGMTTAGTPLPISIIQQLVPQQTVYDVIYQPLETTFLRLARQQGCATYNGLGMLIWQGALAFEFWTGKQMPVQQVRQDMLASIQATPPITARA
- a CDS encoding metal-sulfur cluster assembly factor translates to MISMDTQSTLKTQALAALSTVIDPELGVNIVDLGLIYDVAYDADLKLCTVTMTLTIMGCPLTGYLNDHIKSALMTVAGIDQVLINLVWEPTWSLDKMSRAAKMTLGLH
- the ttdB gene encoding L(+)-tartrate dehydratase subunit beta, encoding MKTYHLTTPISDDDIKDIRIGDIVYLNGSLTTCRDVAHRRLVEEHRPLPVNVTDRAILHAGPIIKDLGHDKYEMIAVGPTTSMRMEKFEEEFVKQTRVKLIVGKGGMGPGTERACKKYHALHLVYPAGNAVYAALHVNKIVDAQWKDLGMPETLWACEVKDFGPLIVSIDTNGDNLFEKNKVIFNERKEAEIKKINEQVKFIK